A stretch of the Leptospiraceae bacterium genome encodes the following:
- a CDS encoding acetoacetate decarboxylase family protein: MNDTKHYPPPWNLKGEGFIIPFLGNKSLLLDKGFIPEEDKKSFVGGLGAIMVVNYESSNVGPYFELLFIPGNFEHSRTTKTSTKKKLYKKITKIYVSSLTSVQEGRLNWAIPKEMAEFTWKKESNKTMISASSKENGVFLEAEITKKFFSFPMSTKLYPISLLQKSDTESLINTKFVGSGKGKIAFINKWMVNENLFANPFSISRISFGLSADEFNIIFPIPEIF, translated from the coding sequence ATGAATGATACAAAGCATTACCCACCACCATGGAATTTAAAAGGGGAAGGATTTATTATTCCTTTTTTAGGAAACAAGTCTTTATTACTCGATAAAGGTTTTATTCCTGAAGAAGATAAAAAATCCTTTGTAGGAGGACTTGGCGCTATCATGGTTGTAAACTATGAGTCTTCCAATGTAGGTCCATATTTCGAACTACTATTTATACCAGGAAACTTTGAACATAGTAGAACAACGAAGACATCAACCAAGAAAAAACTCTACAAAAAGATTACCAAAATATATGTGTCTAGCCTCACATCTGTGCAAGAAGGAAGATTAAATTGGGCAATTCCGAAGGAAATGGCAGAATTTACTTGGAAAAAAGAATCAAATAAAACTATGATTAGTGCTTCCTCAAAGGAGAACGGAGTTTTCTTAGAGGCAGAGATTACTAAGAAATTTTTCAGCTTCCCAATGAGTACAAAACTATATCCAATTTCACTGTTGCAGAAATCTGATACAGAAAGCCTAATCAACACAAAATTTGTGGGAAGCGGTAAAGGGAAAATTGCCTTCATAAATAAATGGATGGTTAATGAAAATTTATTTGCCAATCCATTTAGTATTTCTAGAATTTCTTTTGGGCTTTCAGCAGATGAGTTTAATATTATTTTTCCCATTCCAGAAATATTTTAA
- a CDS encoding fused response regulator/phosphatase, with amino-acid sequence MKIEVLIIDDSLEIGEALQLIIESLGFASKYFDSSEKAIQYFQNELNPVIFLDIFLPNDNGLDLLPTIKTINPFTQVVMMSGEGDIDSVVTSLKNKASDFLLKPFSFDSVKVAVERSIEYYTLLKDNFNYQENLEQDMKFISSIQKQVISPKTNTKDTYADFHAFSFVSGSFYYTEEIENKSIIVFGEIEGNGVTSSFIGLLTINMLKDIFRKETSPDKVLSLLNDELYFKINIHTLTAVCLLIDKDKKQIHYSNGGNTDPILISNDYCYLSSEISNIIGVMPGTEFKTQTIDYIDNSILFLYNSGFLPSEANSKMDFESFVQKIQIAANANNSFESAKRIVDKHIQESLKTNPQKNLSFLLRNI; translated from the coding sequence TTGAAAATTGAAGTATTAATTATAGACGATTCACTCGAAATTGGAGAGGCTTTGCAGCTAATAATAGAAAGCCTTGGATTTGCGAGTAAGTATTTTGATTCATCAGAAAAAGCAATTCAATATTTTCAAAATGAATTGAATCCGGTTATATTTCTTGATATTTTTTTACCCAATGATAATGGCCTCGATTTACTTCCCACTATTAAGACTATAAATCCATTTACCCAAGTTGTGATGATGAGTGGTGAAGGCGATATTGATTCAGTCGTGACAAGTTTAAAAAATAAGGCTTCAGATTTTCTATTAAAACCTTTTTCTTTTGACTCTGTAAAAGTTGCTGTAGAGAGAAGTATAGAGTATTACACGCTACTTAAAGATAATTTCAATTATCAGGAAAATTTAGAGCAGGATATGAAATTTATTTCTTCCATTCAGAAGCAAGTGATTTCTCCTAAAACAAATACGAAAGATACATATGCAGATTTTCATGCATTCTCATTTGTCTCTGGAAGTTTTTATTATACAGAAGAAATAGAAAATAAAAGCATCATCGTATTTGGTGAAATCGAAGGAAATGGTGTAACCTCTAGCTTCATTGGTTTATTAACTATTAATATGTTAAAGGATATTTTCAGAAAAGAGACATCCCCGGACAAAGTCTTGTCACTATTAAACGATGAATTGTATTTTAAAATTAATATTCATACACTAACAGCAGTTTGCCTCTTAATTGATAAAGATAAGAAACAAATTCATTATTCAAATGGTGGCAATACTGATCCAATTTTAATTTCAAATGATTATTGTTATTTAAGTTCAGAAATTTCCAATATCATTGGAGTAATGCCCGGAACCGAGTTCAAAACTCAAACCATTGACTATATAGACAACTCTATTCTCTTTCTATATAATTCAGGATTCTTGCCGTCAGAAGCTAATTCAAAAATGGATTTCGAATCATTTGTTCAGAAAATTCAAATAGCGGCTAATGCAAATAATTCCTTTGAGAGTGCAAAGAGAATAGTCGATAAGCATATCCAAGAAAGTTTAAAAACAAATCCACAGAAGAATCTTTCATTTCTCCTTCGTAATATCTAG
- the hemB gene encoding porphobilinogen synthase — translation MDILRRPRRNRKSSPIREMMAETVLRKSQLIHPLFVQEGNKLKTEISSMPDFFRFSPDLILKEIEESLNLGIQNFILFPQIEEKLKDKKATLSYKKNNLYLKMIQSMKKEFPDATIITDVAMDPYSSDGHDGFVENGKILNDESLVILGKMALAQAESGADILGPSDMMDGRVGYIRDILDNNGFSDVAIMSYTAKYASSFYGPFRDALGSAPKAGDKKTYQMDPRNAKEALLEAELDFQEGADYLMVKPALAYLDIIQSIKQNFPIPVVAYNVSGEYSMIKAAARLGWLDESKAMVESLIAIKRAGADIIITYFAKDFAKMNLF, via the coding sequence ATGGACATATTACGAAGACCAAGACGAAATCGGAAGTCAAGCCCCATTCGAGAAATGATGGCAGAAACAGTTTTAAGAAAATCTCAATTGATTCATCCTCTTTTTGTTCAAGAAGGAAACAAATTGAAAACCGAAATTTCTTCCATGCCAGATTTCTTCAGATTCTCACCCGATTTAATCCTGAAAGAGATTGAAGAGTCTTTAAATTTGGGAATACAAAATTTTATTCTATTTCCTCAAATTGAAGAAAAACTAAAAGATAAAAAAGCAACCCTTAGTTATAAGAAAAATAACCTATACCTCAAGATGATACAATCGATGAAAAAAGAATTTCCTGATGCGACAATTATTACAGATGTTGCGATGGATCCTTATAGCTCGGATGGACACGATGGATTTGTTGAAAATGGTAAAATTCTAAACGATGAGAGCCTTGTCATCTTAGGCAAAATGGCATTAGCCCAAGCAGAATCGGGTGCCGATATTTTAGGACCTTCTGATATGATGGACGGTCGCGTTGGATATATTAGAGATATCTTAGATAACAATGGTTTTTCTGATGTCGCAATCATGTCGTATACTGCGAAGTATGCCAGTAGCTTCTACGGACCATTTAGAGATGCACTCGGCTCTGCACCCAAAGCAGGTGATAAGAAAACTTACCAAATGGATCCTCGAAATGCAAAAGAAGCTTTATTAGAAGCAGAGCTTGATTTTCAAGAAGGAGCGGATTATCTGATGGTTAAACCAGCGTTAGCCTACCTTGATATTATCCAATCGATTAAACAAAACTTTCCAATTCCTGTTGTAGCTTATAATGTAAGTGGAGAGTATTCAATGATTAAAGCAGCCGCGAGACTTGGATGGCTAGATGAATCGAAGGCAATGGTGGAGAGTCTAATCGCGATTAAGCGTGCAGGGGCAGACATCATTATAACCTATTTCGCAAAAGATTTTGCAAAAATGAATCTTTTTTAA